In Eupeodes corollae chromosome 3, idEupCoro1.1, whole genome shotgun sequence, a single genomic region encodes these proteins:
- the LOC129949552 gene encoding lipopolysaccharide-induced tumor necrosis factor-alpha factor homolog isoform X3, which translates to MPNLKSAPQPSAPIQLNGWTPPDPQQLQQQQPQQQPVVFVNQMPTPSVPFSAVGPNSARITCPSCRADIKTRIKHKATSNTHCWAVLLCCCLCWPCVCLPYCMDSCQNANHYCPNCNAFIGTYQS; encoded by the exons aTGCCAAATTTAAAAAGTGCACCTCAACCGTCGGCACCAATCCAATTAAATGGTTGGACTCCTCCTGACCCTCAACAATTGCAACAgcaacaaccacaacaacagccagttgtttttgttaatcaaatgcCAACGCCATCGGTACCATTTTCTGCAGTTGGTCCAAATTCAGCGAGGATAACTTGTCCATCGTGCAGAGCGGATATTAAGACCCGGATTAAACATAAAGCCACATCAAACACTCATTGTTGGGCTGTATTGTTGTGCTGTTGTCT TTGCTGGCCTTGTGTTTGTTTGCCATACTGCATGGATTCTTGTCAAAATGCCAATCACTACTGTCCAAACTGCAATGCTTTTATTGGAACATATCAAAGTTAA
- the LOC129949552 gene encoding lipopolysaccharide-induced tumor necrosis factor-alpha factor homolog isoform X2, whose translation MPSDPPPVYVQTPGYSQPIPAQYYGGQPGGYNPNGTQASCVVITQQPIVTTQYAPVGQTQSRVNCPSCHADVLTNVRYEPNTQTHLIALCLFCFICWPCVCLPYCMDSCQNANHYCPNCNAFIGTYQS comes from the exons atgccaTCCGATCCACCACCAGTTTATGTCCAAACACCTGGCTACAGCCAACCGATTCCAGCTCAATATTATGGAGGACAACCTGGTGGATATAATCCCAATGGAACTCAAGCTTCTTGTGTGGTAATAACACAACAACCGATTGTGACAACACAATATGCACCTGTTGGACAAACTCAATCCAGAGTTAATTGTCCATCTTGTCATGCTGACGTTTTGACAAATGTCAGATATGAACCAAATACGCAAACCCATTTGATTGCTCTATGTCTATTTTGTTTcat TTGCTGGCCTTGTGTTTGTTTGCCATACTGCATGGATTCTTGTCAAAATGCCAATCACTACTGTCCAAACTGCAATGCTTTTATTGGAACATATCAAAGTTAA